The window CCATGCATCAGTTGTGGGACGTTCGACACCGTCCAGTGGGAAGCTGGTCACTACCGGTCACGCGGTAAGGCATCACACCTGCGCTACAACGAAGACAATATCAGTAAACAGTGCCACCACTGCAATGTGCAATTGTCGGGCAATCAGCAGCAGTACCGGCTTGGGCTTATAGAGAAAATCGGGTCTGAGCGCGTTGAGGCTCTCGAAAACAACAACGTTCCACACCGATACACCATCGAAGAACTCGAATCCATCAGGAAGCATTACAGCGCATTGCGTCGAGAGTTAATTAAGAGCAGGGAGGCAGCATGACACCAGAACTGATTGAAATCCTTCGCGTTCGCTGGCAGCGATTGCGCTTATACCACTTTCCCGGCTCTGTGCTGACGGACTACCGAATACTGAAGAACTACGTGAAAACTTACGCTGGAGAAACACGATGAACCTCGAATCAATCGCAAAATACTTTGCACCGAAGTCCCCGATGTTCAGTGACTCCTCGCGGGCAACAGCTACAGACAATCTCACTGGTACTGATGTGATGGCCGCTCTTGGCCTCGTTAATGCTAAGTGCGGATTTGGTTTCGATCTTTACCTGGCAAAAATTGGCATCAGCAGCCCGGA of the Citrobacter freundii genome contains:
- a CDS encoding recombination protein NinG, yielding MAKLPRRKCANKECRQWFHPVRDTQTVCGYECAIAVGKVQTRKARETARHAERMQQRMREKKERAAWRKRKAAVKPLKHWEDLTQRVVNDYIRERDHDLPCISCGTFDTVQWEAGHYRSRGKASHLRYNEDNISKQCHHCNVQLSGNQQQYRLGLIEKIGSERVEALENNNVPHRYTIEELESIRKHYSALRRELIKSREAA
- a CDS encoding YlcG family protein — encoded protein: MTPELIEILRVRWQRLRLYHFPGSVLTDYRILKNYVKTYAGETR